The Podospora pseudocomata strain CBS 415.72m chromosome 3, whole genome shotgun sequence genome window below encodes:
- a CDS encoding hypothetical protein (EggNog:ENOG503PG5W): MQLITFLSLAATATAAASSHLTKRCSPMYDPELALGYLPPAPCWQTFDPACQPQLKNPMTLIANYKMAVIHELSSSCVGEIEEELAREAAGRKNNNWTRTQGNLHLIGDGTLVISNMSDAAVARYAGLRYPGVGPSGPSGISTIAVPTATTI; the protein is encoded by the coding sequence ATGCAACTCATCACTTTCCTCTCCTTGGCCGCCACAGCCACGGCGGCTGCCAGCTCGCATCTCACCAAGAGATGCTCGCCAATGTACGACCCCGAACTGGCACTCGGATAcctccctcctgctccctGCTGGCAGACCTTTGACCCCGCCTGCCAGCCCCAGCTCAAGAATCCAATGACACTCATCGCCAATTACAAAATGGCCGTTATCCACGAGCTGAGCAGCAGTTGCGTTGGCGagatcgaggaggagctggctcGCGAAGCTGCTGGACGCAAAAACAACAACTGGACCAGGACGCAGGGCAATCTCCACCTCATTGGAGATGGAACGCTCGTCATCTCCAACATGAGCGATGCTGCTGTGGCGAGATATGCCGGGCTGCGATATCCTGGTGTAGGCCCTAGCGGCCCCAGCGGCATCAGCACCATAGCTGTGCCAACAGCGACGACAATCT
- the dpp4 gene encoding Dipeptidyl peptidase 4 (COG:O; MEROPS:MER0004504; EggNog:ENOG503NUI5) — protein sequence MQRVAALVGAAAALLGAVSAIDPPRPPHQPVGGGSKLLTYNVTTGSPGALSVSTTGITWAQTDNDGDFITLASDGSLVFENVASGNKTTFLASSKIPADYWDYSISHDQTKVLWAVDYTKQYRHSYFANYLVQDVTTGQTQQLVPGSKGDIQYATWNPASSSQIAFVQGNNLFLWDNGTISQITTNGGPDLFNAVPDWVYEEEIFGTDHALWYSPDGEYIAYLSFNETGVETFTIPYFMDNQKVAPAYPRELELRYPKVGTTNPTVAFHLLSVKDKKTTEIPVTAWAADDLIIGEVAWLTEEHDKVIYRAFNRVQDHEKLVVVDTTTKTSTLTRQRDGSDGWLDNNAAISFIGSITEQKGKGKGKAKGKGKGKGKDDEKEYYLDLSDESGWNHIYLFSVDGKDKIALTSGSWEVTGINKIDTSRGLIYYTSTERHSTERHIYSVSYITKKKTPLVDDKVSAVWSASFSTGGGYYILRYAGPNVPYQELYKIDSKTPLRVINNNDRLLNNLKEYKLPNITYHELDHPSGFKLNAMLRLPANFSPDKKYPVLLTPYGGPGAQQVNKGMQSFGWNAYIASDPELEYITFTVDNRGTGLKGRAFRSAVASNLGDLEAQDQIWAAKWLAKNPWVDASKIGIWGWSYGGYLTAKVVEIGDPIISLGIATAPVSDWRFYDTMYTERYMKTPALNAAGYNKSAVHNTDGFKKIAGGFLIQHGTGDDNVHFQNAAALADLLMGDRVSPEKLEVTWFTDSDHSIRYNSQGTFVYKQLSKKLFEEKKRTGTGGSHQWSKKGMGKKWVA from the coding sequence ATGCAGCGCGTCGCAGCTCTCGTcggcgctgccgccgccctgTTGGGCGCCGTCTCAGCCATCGACCCACCTCGCCCCCCCCACCAGCCTGTCGGAGGCGGCTCCAAGCTGCTCACGTACAATGTCACCACGGGCAGCCCCGGCGCTCTCTCTGTGTCCACCACCGGAATCACCTGGGCCCAGACCGACAACGACGGCGACTTCATCACCCTCGCCTCCGACGGATCGCTTGTCTTTGAAAACGTCGCCAGCGGCAACAAGACCACATTCCTCGCCTCCAGCAAGATCCCCGCCGACTATTGGGACTACTCCATCTCCCACGACCAGACCAAGGTCTTGTGGGCTGTCGACTATACTAAGCAGTATCGTCACTCCTACTTTGCCAACTACCTGGTCCAGGATGTGACCACCGGGCAGACCCAGCAGCTCGTGCCTGGTTCCAAGGGTGATATCCAGTATGCTACCTGGAACCCTGCGTCGTCCTCCCAGATTGCCTTTGTCCAgggcaacaacctcttcctctgggACAATGGCACCATCAGccagatcaccaccaacggcgGCCCTGATCTTTTCAACGCTGTTCCCGACTGGGTCTACGAGGAGGAAATCTTTGGCACCGACCATGCGCTCTGGTACTCTCCCGACGGCGAGTACATTGCTTACCTGAGCTTCAACGAAACCGGAGTCGAGACCTTCACGATTCCCTACTTTATGGACAACCAGAAGGTCGCCCCGGCCTATCCCCGTGAGCTGGAGCTGAGGTATCCCAAGGtcggcaccaccaaccccaccgtggccttccacctcttgagcgtcaaggacaagaagacgACCGAGATTCCTGTTACTGCGTGGGCAGCCGATGACTTGATCATTGGCGAGGTTGCTTGGTTGACCGAGGAGCATGACAAGGTCATCTACCGCGCTTTCAACCGTGTTCAGGACCACGAAAAGCTCGTGGTTGttgacaccaccaccaagacctccaccctcacccgccaGCGTGATGGATCCGACGGCTGGCTTGACAACAACGCGGCCATCAGCTTCATCGGCTCCATCACGGAGCAAAAGGGCAAAGGAAAGGGCAAGGCAAAGGGCAaaggcaagggcaagggcaaagaCGACGAAAAGGAGTACTACCTTGACTTGTCGGACGAGTCGGGGTGGAACCACATCTACCTCTTCTCGGTGGACGGCAAGGACAAGATTGCTCTTACATCGGGCAGCTGGGAGGTTACCGGTATCAACAAGATCGACACCTCCAGAGGACTGATTTACTACACGTCCACAGAGCGCCACAGCACCGAGCGTCACATTTACTCGGTTTCCTacatcaccaagaagaagactccATTGGTTGACGACAAGGTTTCTGCCGTCTGGTCCGCTTCCTTTTCCACCGGCGGTGGCTATTACATCCTGAGATATGCCGGCCCCAACGTCCCCTATCAAGAGCTTTACAAGATCGATTCCAAGACCCCCCTCCgcgtcatcaacaacaacgaccgtctcctcaacaacctcaaggagTACAAACTTCCCAACATTACGTATCACGAACTTGACCACCCTTCTGGCTTCAAGCTCAACGCCATGCTCCGTCTCCCCGCCAACTTTTCTCCCGACAAGAAGTACCCCGTCTTGTTGACTCCCTATGGCGGCCCCGGTGCTCAGCAGGTCAACAAGGGAATGCAATCTTTTGGCTGGAACGCCTATATTGCTTCCGATCCCGAGCTCGAGTACATCACTTTTACTGTGGACAACCGTGGCACCGGTCTCAAGGGCCGCGCTTTCCGTTCCGCGGTCGCCTCCAACCTGGGTGATCTTGAGGCCCAGGACCAGATCTGGGCCGCCAAGTGGCTGGCCAAGAATCCGTGGGTCGATGCCTCCAAGATTGGTATCTGGGGCTGGTCGTATGGCGGGTATCTCACGGCCAAGGTGGTCGAAATTGGCGATCCCATCATCTCTCTGGGTATCGCCACCGCTCCCGTCTCGGACTGGCGCTTCTACGACACCATGTACACCGAGAGATACATGAAGACACCCGCGCTCAACGCTGCTGGATACAACAAGTCGGCGGTGCACAACACGGACGGCTTCAAGAAGATTGCCGGTGGCTTCCTGATTCAGCACGGAACCGGCGATGACAATGTTCACTTTCAGAACGCTGCCGCCCTCGCTGATCTGCTGATGGGAGACCGCGTCAGCCCAGAGAAGCTCGAGGTGACCTGGTTCACCGACTCTGACCACAGCATCCGCTACAACTCGCAAGGCACGTTTGTATACAAGCAACTGAGCAAGAAGTtgtttgaggagaagaagagaaccGGCACCGGCGGCAGCCACCAGTGGAGCAAGAAGGGTATGGGCAAGAAATGGGTTGCCTGA
- a CDS encoding hypothetical protein (EggNog:ENOG503NWYC; COG:C) codes for MSSSQLLVTTAACAARRSVITQLAPAAVRTFASVANVNPTTRNHKVVVVGGGSAGLTISHQLLRKGKFSQDDIAIVDPAEWHHYQPGWTLVGGGLKNKEQLRKPLKSLIDPKLRFYNTELASFSPDSNTVTLDNGDKLTYEHLVVVPGIKVDFNSIKGLQDALSNPDSGVSSIYGYDTCDKADRTIKALKGGQAIFTQPMGVVKCAGAPQKIMWLALDHWKKSGLYDPANPSSSPIHITFATGLPVMFGVPKYSAVLEKLRKERGVEGLFAHDLVEINGNDAVFSHGENQKLTRKFDLMHVTPKMGAHAFVKSSPLANEAGFVDVDEETLRHKKWKNVWSAGDASSLPTSKTAAAITAQAPVLVKNVLRSMRGKEADEEYDGYTSCPLLTEYGKVLLAEFKYGGVPKETFGKALRIDQAVPRRAFYHLKKDFFPWVYYKYMVKGTWGGPKGWLRD; via the coding sequence ATGTCCAGCAGTCAACTATTAGTCACCACAGCAGCCTGTGCTGCCCGCCGCTCAGTCATCACGCAACTGGCCCCGGCTGCCGTGCGCACTTTTGCGAGTGTCGCCAAtgtcaaccccaccaccagaaatCACAaggtcgtcgttgtcggcGGTGGTTCAGCTGGTCTGACCATCAGCCACCAGCTCCTGCGCAAGGGGAAATTCTCCCAAGACGACATTGCGATTGTCGACCCGGCAGAATGGCATCACTACCAGCCCGGATGGACCCTGGTGGGCGGCGGTCTCAAGAATAAGGAGCAGCTCAGGAAACCACTCAAGAGTTTGATCGATCCCAAGCTGCGATTCTACAACACTGAGCTGGCATCCTTCTCGCCAGATTCCAACACTGTCACTCTCGATAACGGTGACAAGCTCACCTATGAGCACCTCGTCGTGGTGCCCGGAATCAAGGTCGACTTCAACAGCATCAAGGGGCTTCAGGAtgccctctccaacccagaTTCGGGCGTCTCCTCCATCTACGGCTACGACACGTGCGACAAGGCGGATCGCACCATCAAGGCTCTCAAGGGCGGCCAGGCCATTTTCACCCAGCCGATGGGTGTTGTCAAGTGCGCCGGCGCTCCTCAAAAGATCATGTGGCTTGCCCTTGATCACTGGAAGAAATCCGGTCTTTACGACCCAGCAAACCCCTCGTCATCGCCCATCCACATCACATTCGCGACCGGCCTTCCCGTCATGTTTGGCGTTCCCAAGTACTCTGCCGTGCTGGAAAAGCTGCGGAAGGAAAGAGGAGTAGAGGGACTGTTTGCGCATGATCTGGTCGAAATTAACGGCAACGATGCCGTGTTTAGCCATGGCGAGAACCAGAAGCTCACCCGCAAGTTTGACCTGATGCACGTCACTCCCAAGATGGGCGCTCACGCCTTTGTCAAATCCAGTCctcttgccaacgaggctgGGTTTGTCGATGTCGACGAAGAGACGCTCCGGCACAAAAAGTGGAAGAATGTGTGGAGTGCCGGAGATGCTTCCAGTTTGCCCACGTCCAAGACGGCCGCAGCCATCACGGCGCAAGCGCCGGTTCTGGTCAAGAATGTGCTGAGGTCAATGAGGGGCAAGGAGGCGGACGAGGAGTATGACGGCTACACATCGTGCCCGTTGTTGACAGAGTACGGCAAGGTGCTGCTGGCCGAGTTCAAGTACGGCGGCGTACCCAAGGAGACGTTTGGAAAGGCGCTGAGGATTGACCAGGCGGTGCCGAGACGGGCATTTTATCACTTGAAGAAGGACTTTTTTCCTTGGGTTTACTACAAATATATGGTTAAAGGCACCTGGGGCGGTCCCAAGGGCTGGCTCAGAGATTAA
- a CDS encoding hypothetical protein (EggNog:ENOG503NYWA; COG:S), producing the protein MNTLQVQQCVENAIRCQATTRLLLTPLVISSLRLPRTQFFYHSQHRSFHRAAAGRPCCRQSQNPPRLSQCLLRKTYSSATSPAPSEPTIHPVFEQRTGTFQYLVVDSVTKDAVIIDPVLDYDKCSTTITTTAADGLLSLVREKGYRIVRILETHAHADHLTASFYLQRQLVKQQDLKPPVGIGKRIGQVQTLFGQRYGIDAKEYEGVFDKLFEDDEEFSIGTLKAKALHLPGHTPDHLGYKIGDNIFCGDSIFHTDIGTARCDFPGGSAHALYQSARKILSMPDNVKIWTGHDYPPDGLREPVPFVTVGEHRLKNKHLRDGVTEEEFVKMRKERDEHLAAPKLLHESLQVNVRAGRLPSQNDSGMRLLKVPVKVKGAGAWQ; encoded by the exons ATGAACACCCTTCAGGTACAGCAATGCGTTGAAAACGCCATCAGATGCCAGGCGACCACCCGCCtgctcctcacccccctggTCATTTCTTCGCTTCGACTTCCACGCACCCAATTTTTCTACCACTCTCAACATCGGTCTTTCCACCGAGCGGCGGCAGGGAGACCCTGTTGTCGACAATCTCAAAATCCACCTCGACTGTCTCAATGTCTACTACGCAAGACCTACTCTTCAGCTACTTCCCCTGCTCCGTCAGAACCTACCATTCATCCAGTCTTTGAACAGAGAACTGGCACTTTTCAATATCTAGTCGTCGATTCAGTGACCAAGGACGCAGTCATTATCGACCCTGTTTTGGACTACGACAAGTGCAGCACCACCATTACCACTACCGCGGCTGACGGCCTCCTGTCTTTGGTCCGTGAAAAGGGATACAGGATCGTGCGCATTCTAGAGACCCACGCCCATGCCGATCACTTGACTGCTTCCTTTTATCTCCAACGGCAGCTTGTCAAGCAGCAGGACCTGAAACCCCCCGTGGGCATCGGCAAGCGGATTGGACAGGTACAGACCTTGTTTGGGCAGAGATATGGGATCGACGCCAAAGAGTATGAAGGTGTTTTCGACAAACTGttcgaggacgatgaagagTTTTCTATTGGAACGTTAAAGGCAAAGGCCCTGCATCTTCCCGGCCACACCCCAGATCATTTGGGATACAAGATCGGAG ACAATATCTTTTGCGGAGACTCCATCTTCCACACTGACATTGGCACGGCAAGGTGTGATTTTCCCGGCGGATCGGCCCACGCCTTGTATCAGTCAGCCCGCAAGATCCTGTCTATGCCTGATAATGTCAAGATCTGGACCGGGCATGACTATCCACCCGATGGTTTGAGAGAGCCTGTGCCATTTGTCACCGTTGGCGAGCACCGCCTGAAGAACAAGCACCTGAGAGATGGCGTTACTGAAGAGGAATTTGTCAAGATGAGAAAGGAAAGAGACGAGCATCTGGCTGCCCCAAAACTGCTGCATGAGAGTCTACAGGTGAATGTGAGAGCTGGAAGATTGCCAAGTCAAAACGACTCCGGCATGAGGTTATTAAAGGTGCCTGTCAAAGTCAAGGGAGCAGGAGCATGGcaataa
- a CDS encoding hypothetical protein (COG:L; EggNog:ENOG503P42J), with protein sequence MVGMPQVCPQLPYLWLLFGNPFPLEQPARPDIPLFQKSAAFPRDKHQQQQPRTLDPATRFSELEWRKGAGLVFPTEFTHPSASATPTDLFKVFRPKNGLLKYVHRTDAFTALIFIAGTCPDRRTPDPKAGWALVHARAPARPITQKSKRPFGDDGSQTSNRAELRAALATLRFEFGPNEEGFRTLVIVINSKYVVEGSTTWAETWIEKQWKTSEGEDVANRDLWEALLGEIEKAKERNMAVQFWKIPKEWNVDAHDAAMKATEQPAADSFQDQI encoded by the exons ATGGTAGGCATGCCACAGGTCTGCCCCCAGCTTCCATATCTCTGGTTGTTGTTCGGAAACCCATTTCCACTTGAACAACCCGCAAGACCTGACATTCCGCTTTTCCAAAAATCCGCAGCATTTCCCAGAgacaaacatcaacaacaacaacccagaACATTGGATCCAGCTACCAGATTCAGTGAATTGGAGTGGAGAAAAGGCGCCGGTCTTGTCTTCCCTACCGAGTTTACCCACCCGTCTGCTTCAGCAACCCCTACCGACTTATTTAAGGTTTTTCGGCCGAAAAATGGTCTCCTCAA ATACGTTCACCGGACTGATGCCTTCACCGCCCTGATCTTCATCGCTGGCACATGTCCCGACCGTCGCACACCGGACCCAAAGGCAGGCTGGGCCCTTGTACATGCCCGCGCGCCCGCGCGCCCGATTACCCAAAAATC GAAGAGGCCTTTTGGCGACGATGGCTCCCAGACCAGCAACCGGGCGGAGCTTCGCGCTGCCCTTGCCACCCTGCGTTTTGAATTCGGACCCAACGAAGAAGGTTTCCGCACACTTGTCATCGTTATCAATTCCAAGTATGTGGTTGAGGGCTCTACCACATGGGCCGAAACTTGGATCGAAAAGCAATGGAAAACgagcgagggggaggacgtCGCGAACAGGGATTTATGGGAGGCATTGTTGGGTGAGATTGAGAAAGCCAAGGAGAGGAACATGGCTGTTCAATTTTGGAAGATCCCGAAAGAGTGGAACGTGGATGCTCATGATGCAGCAATGAAGGCTACCGAGCAACCGGCGGCTGATAGTTTTCAGGACCAGATTTAG
- the MGS1 gene encoding DNA-dependent ATPase mgs1 (EggNog:ENOG503NVNB; COG:L; BUSCO:EOG09261W2O), translated as MVVCPICQRGVKTLEINSHIDSGCQTFLLDDQATDRPSSPPSHTQSQPPSTQQKKRTAADFFATPAAKRQAITNGSAASIPRPVNGFGIKTNNGNTGGQKRTWDEANSSPTADNRPVGAQTSTLSTNGTAERDPGAAPLSKRSKTHRAAPLAERMRPDSLDDVFGQDLVGPNGVLRSLIETDRVPSMILWGGSGTGKTTIARCIARRVGSRFIELNATSTGVAEVKKFFAEAANELNLTGRKTIIFCDEIHRFSKSQQDVFLKPVEAGTITLIGATTENPSFKVQAALLSRCRTFTLASLTREDLQRILVRAIQAEIVEEGIELSPLIDEELLTYLSAFADGDARTALNLLELALSLTTRPQGGGEAPLTKEDIKAALTKTLVYDRAGDQHYDTISAFHKAVRGSDSDAALYYLARMLQSGEDPLFIARRMVVIASEDVGLADNSLLPLATATYTATQQIGMPEARIPLAHCTVALCLAPKSTRAYRALNNAFSALREPGVASLPVPLHLRNAPTRLMKDLGYGAEYKYPPNYKDGKVRQEYLPEELRGRRFLEDRDLGTEVDPDVEMEG; from the coding sequence ATGGTCGTTTGCCCCATTTGCCAGCGGGGCGTCAAGACACTCGAAATCAATAGCCACATCGACTCGGGCTGCCAGACCTTCCTTCTCGACGACCAAGCCACCGACCGgccatcttctccaccaaGCCACACTCAATCCCAGCCGCCATCAACCCAGCAAAAGAAGCGAACCGCCGCCGACTTTTTTGCAACCCCAGCTGCGAAACGGCAGGCCATCACCAATGGATCAGCCGCCTCGATACCACGGCCCGTCAACGGTTTTGGGATAAAAACCAACAATGGCAACACGGGCGGACAAAAGAGGACCTGGGATGAAGCTAATAGCTCACCAACTGCGGACAACAGACCGGTAGGGGCCCAGACGAGCACACTCTCGACAAACGGCACGGCTGAGCGAGATCCCGGTGCTGCCCCTCTCTCGAAGCGATCCAAGACCCATCGAGCCGCCCCTTTGGCCGAGCGAATGCGGCCCGACTCCCTCGACGATGTGTTTGGGCAAGACTTGGTTGGGCCCAACGGGGTGCTGAGGTCTCTGATCGAAACAGACAGAGTGCCATCCATGATATTATGGGGAGGTTCGGGGACAGGCAAGACGACGATAGCAAGGTGCATCGCCCGGCGAGTGGGCAGCAGGTTTATTGAGCTCAATGCCACTAGCACCGGCGTCGCCGAGGTCAAAAAGTTCTTTGCCGAAGCAGCCAACGAGCTTAACTTGACGGGGAGAAAGACCATCATATTTTGCGACGAGATTCACAGGTTCAGCAAGTCTCAGCAGGATGTGTTTTTGAAGCCGGTGGAAGCGGGGACAATCACATTGATCGGGGCCACTACGGAAAACCCGAGTTTCAAGGTCCAGGCGGCGTTGTTGAGTCGGTGCAGGACATTTACACTGGCATCGCTTACGAGGGAGGATCTGCAGAGGATCTTGGTCAGGGCAATACAGGCcgagattgtggaggaggggataGAGCTCAGCCCCCTGATTGATGAGGAGCTGTTGACGTACCTGTCGGCCTTTGCGGATGGAGATGCCAGGACCGCGCTGAATTTGTTGGAACTGGCCCTGTCTCTGACGACGAGACCgcaagggggaggggaggctcCATTGACAAAAGAGGACATCAAGGCTGCGCTGACCAAGACGTTGGTGTACGATCGGGCGGGTGATCAGCACTACGATACCATTTCTGCTTTTCACAAGGCTGTCCGAGGGTCAGATTCCGATGCGGCATTGTATTATCTGGCGAGGATGCTGCAGTCGGGAGAGGATCCGTTGTTTATTGCGCGAAGAATGGTGGTGATTGCATCGGAAGATGTCGGCCTGGCAGACAACTCACTCCTGCCATTAGCCACGGCGACTTACACGGCCACGCAACAGATTGGTATGCCAGAGGCCAGGATTCCTCTGGCACACTGCACCGTGGCGCTGTGCTTGGCCCCCAAGAGCACGCGAGCGTATAGGGCACTGAACAATGCATTTTCGGCTCTCAGGGAGCCCGGTGTGGCCAGTCTTCCGGTTCCGCTGCACTTGAGAAACGCACCCACCAGGCTGATGAAGGATTTGGGGTATGGTGCCGAGTACAAGTATCCTCCTAATTACAAAGATGGAAAGGTGAGGCAAGAGTATCTGCCTGAGGaattgagggggaggaggtttctGGAGGATAGAGATTTGGGGACAGAGGTGGATCCGGATGtcgagatggaggggtga